One Micropterus dolomieu isolate WLL.071019.BEF.003 ecotype Adirondacks unplaced genomic scaffold, ASM2129224v1 contig_12808, whole genome shotgun sequence genomic region harbors:
- the LOC123966155 gene encoding uncharacterized protein LOC123966155 → MANNITHLNVSLNQAEEQMLQSQGFKKINVNLNKGACGNVIYIWYKKLSNSAPITRVQVSFNDEMAVGLAESGYKKIPKDLNAGAKGNRLYLWYFRGNSKYDSPIVDIDITTDAAGEAHKFCHGWERLVCDLNRNVGGSRIYGWVKRKTQTYICDVTATDSYTSDSDYFQDGYIRMDEDTNRGAGGAFVFIWYRQTTNPKIALTDLQISTNGTEYQELQQQNYTAVNVNLNEGTGGNKVYLWHTTEGDNNPIEGSTLLLNPAAVPLYEKAGATVVKRNINAGNKGSTVYLCVNNVKG, encoded by the coding sequence ATGGCCAACAACATCACACACCTTAATGTGTCTCTTAATCAAGCTGAGGAGCAAATGCTCCAATCACAAGGCTTCAAGAAAATCAATGTAAATCTGAACAAAGGCGCGTGTGGAAACGTTATCTATATTTGGTACAAAAAATTAAGCAACTCAGCCCCCATCACCAGAGTTCAAGTTTCATTCAATGATGAAATGGCAGTTGGATTGGCCGAGTCAGGTTACAAGAAGATCCCTAAAGACCTAAATGCTGGAGCAAAAGGTAATCGTCTCTACCTTTGGTACTTCAGAGGCAACTCAAAGTACGATTCTCCCATAGTGGACATTGATATCACTACAGATGCAGCAGGGGAAGCTCACAAGTTTTGCCATGGCTGGGAGAGACTGGTCTGTGATCTGAACCGCAATGTTGGAGGGAGCCGGATCTATGGCTGGGTGAAGAGAAAGACGCAAACATACATCTGTGATGTCACTGCCACTGATTCCTACACGTCAGACAGCGACTACTTTCAGGATGGTTACATCCGTATGGATGAAGATACCAATAGAGGTGCAGGGGGAGCCTTTGTCTTCATCTGGTACCGCCAGACCACTAACCCCAAGATTGCACTCACGGATCTGCAAATCTCCACCAATGGCACGGAGTATCAGGAACTTCAGCAGCAGAATTACACGGCAGTGAATGTTAACCTCAACGAGGGGACCGGAGGTAACAAGGTGTACCTGTGGCACACGACAGAGGGAGACAACAATCCCATTGAGGGCAGCACCCTGCTTCTCAACCCAGCTGCTGTTCCACTGTATGAGAAGGCTGGTGCCACTGTCGTCAAAAGAAACATCAACGCAGGCAATAAAGGCAGCACTGTGTACCTGTGTGTTAATAATGTTAAAGGCTGA